The Brassica napus cultivar Da-Ae chromosome C1, Da-Ae, whole genome shotgun sequence DNA segment TTTGTACCTGACATATGAACATTTGAATGCCACCTTCAAGGAAAAGAAACCTTCTTCCAAATCTATCAACCGAGTATAGGGAGACAAAGGTCGCGAGCACGTTAACTACACCGGTTATTACAGCCGACATAAGAGCAGCATCATCTCCAAAACCAAGAGTCTTGAAGAGAACAGGAGCGTAGAACATAATGACATTAATTCCAGTAATCTGCTGGAAAAAGGGAATGGCCGAGCAGAAGACTAAAGCCGGTCTGTATTTGCTCTGCCTGATGTTTTTCCATGGATGTTCTACCTTTTTAGCAGCTTCACATGCATCGCGTATATCTTGAAACTCATGGTCAACGTTTTCCGTTCCTCGTACTTTCTTCAACATTTGTTTTGCTTCCTCGTATTTGCCTCTCTCAAGCATTGAGTTTGGTGTATCGGGCAAAAAGAATGATCCGATCACCATAAGAATTGCTGGAACAGCTGCTAAACCTAAAGAAACCCTCCACCCATTTTTAGCCATATATATTAGATGTTCCATAGTTGATCAGATTCGCCACCAAGATTCCAGACGTAATAGCCACCTGGAAACAAATGTTTAGCGCTcctcttatctttgctggagccATTTCCGAGAGGTAAACCGGAGTTgactgaaaagaaaaacaattcttATTGAGAATCAGCATAGACAATATACAtacatgattttatttttgtggtCACAAAGTTCCGGACCTTTGGTCTATATAATGTTGCATGAGGCATATcacatatatatttagatgataTACAACAAATTTAGACCTAACCTGATTAGCAAATCCCACACCTACACCGAGCAAAAGTCTACCGATGATGAGCATTGTGACATTAATGGCAAAGGCGTTGATCAGTGCACCGGTGAGGAAAGCAAGTCCACCGGTAAACATGGAAACCTTTCGTCCATACTTCCTAGTAACAACCGAGCCACAAAGGAAGCTACCAAAGCTGCTAAGTAGAGAGAAGAAGTAAACAATTGGAGCTTTCGGTCATCAAATTTGCAGTAAGCCGTCTCGTGCTTCGCCTTTACCCTCTGCCGCTCTAACAGTGGAAAGAACTTGCTAAGAAACTCATCCATTGATGTCACACCTCCTGAGATTCCAAGGTCATAACCAAAGAGGAGACCTCCCATGGCCGCAACCATACATGTTATGACAACGAAAACTGTGACTCCTCCTTCATAATCTCTTCCACCACTTCCTCCTTCTGACACAAAACCTCCAcctgccatttttttttttttttgcttttgtgCTTAGAAGGAAGGAAGGAACGAAGTGTTGTGGCTTAATTTGAAAATGGGATTCACTTTGTGATCCTTTAAATAGATAATGTAATGACACTACAATTAGGGGTTGTATTACGTGCATTGTGTAATAAATTTTGATCTTATCTTTGTTTGGCTTACGATTAGCTTGTTAGTAACAAGAGTTGGTTAACGTTAGACACCAAGTTTCATGCAGAATCTTTACTGTATTTGACTGTTTGTTATACCGTTTTTAAGACCTATTTATCTTTCCATGCATTTGTATAAAAACTATGAGTTTTCCAGcgcaaaaacaataatttttaataaaatatttttttaataaaaaaataataatttgaatttGGACatagttatttttatatttcaactTCAAcagtttgaaaaaaataataaacatatttttgtattcctatttcttttgttttggtttaactacttcaatttgattttatttaaactttagTAAAGttagaattatattttataaaacaaatttttatttacattatattatattaaatctaattaatatatattttaaatatatctattaccacttactttatatatatatacatatattctaataattttttgttgGTTATAGTTAAAATATGTCAAACTGAGAAACATAATTTGTTAATTAATCTAATGAAccgataaatttaaatataaatttaaataaacttttaatcATTTaccaatcaaaaaaatatttgattagtgttgctttagttttgtatttgttgatccacatttacaattaattttggtaaaatgtatatttatacaaaatatgatatataagttcttgtaaataatattttcgtaactatatttactatttagtttatttttattaatataattattttaatagtgatatatgagttattagttttaatatatattagtagttttgtcaaaaataaatacttatataGAAAATTAGCATTAATGATGATGTAGAAGTTAatagttattaccatatttaaaaaaaataaccaaaaatatataaaactttataagaaaaattgtaCATGTCACAATTGGATTAGTGTCATGTTATATTTTTCCAAAGCTATGTCATCATTTTTTCTTAAAGTGATTTTAATGGTGACACATGTAAAAATCATTTGGTAAATAATGTTTATGATATATAAGACAGTATATATTCATAATGatcatgaaaaatataatacctatttataaagtttcaatacctatttatcttcttttttcgTTAAATAGCTTTCAAAAATTAAAGTGATAAAAATAGATTTCATTAAATGGTTAAATAGCAATTATATCCTcactttataattttagttaattatttattaaataataaaataaataaataaatattaaaagtttccaaatgataaaatcaaaaatagtttttttcaatttcttcccttctaaatctgtttttgaattttatttaaattctcttttcagaaatttttgtttttaattcttttaaattttgttttttttggagaaacgatctttcttaaaaaaaaaatttagaaagatCTTTCTGAATttgcaaaaataataattcctaATTCATGAATGTCTTTGGAAATATGTAGATAGACTTATTGATAGTGGTTTTAAAACTGGTCCGACCCAATGGTTGGATCCGGTTCGATCATGAACCGGTCACGTACCTGGAACGGGTCTAATAATTGGTTTGACCATGAACCGATTACGTAACCTGATTGGATTTTTGAGTTATTGAACTTATAAACcattaaaactatcaaaatcCATAAATCAACTATATGaacaaaaaactattttatatttattatgtttaatgttaaaatttatttatattttaattatatatcatattttttcacattactttaaaatttatatactagaaaaatattaaaccaagTTATTGAGCCAGACATGACCCGgtcgaaccatattgaaccgtgaTCGAAATAATATCCGGTTAAGCTTCCGGTCCAGTTTTAAAAGCATTGTTTATTGAATAaaacttgtatatatatttagaaatgtTTCCTAAATGTGTATGGTATCCTCCTAAAATTGATGTATATgcatatttagtaaaatattatttagtattttattttaaaaaacataggaaaatgattataaatatgtataaaatctttataaaatttagatatcAAATATATGAAGGCAATTCGAAAACATTAGCAAGATGTTAGACATATAATTCAAGTTGAGTAATGTATTCATAAAGGACttactatatataaatttaaatatatattttaaatacatatttGTAAAAGTTTTcctaaatattatgaaaatattatacttATTTATCAATATCTTATTAAATCTTAGAAATATATTATACTTATTCAGGAATGTATTCATAAAGTTAAATTCAGAAAGATATCATACACATTCAAGAAGGTGTTCATAAATTCTTTATTAACAAAAATCGTTTccaacaaaatttcaaaaacgacaaattgaaaagaaattaaaaaaacaaaaatatattcatttcaattttttattaaatattttttatttgtatatctGTAAAGTATGgatgtataatttttatttacctctttaatgcaacctattttggttattttgatcTTTGGAAACTCTTTttctgataattttttttattgctatTATATAgtatttctataaatattttttgagataaatattaattattttgatatttaatattttaaaattataataatattatttgataagtCAGTTTCCTACGTGTTGCGATCACACTAATTCTTACGATGATTATTTACTGAGATacccttaattaatttttaatattatatctaattgtctttattaaaacttatttaataATTTCAGTCAATTagaatttttagttttaacattgttttctataattttcctaataacatatataataaaaaaaaatttataaaataaataacgaaaaatatatttacaaaaggaaaaaaattattttaagaatttgtttttttttataaatatgattataaaaatatattatatttaaaatgtgatttcacaaaaaaaaagtttacaaaaaaatattaatattaaaaaagaatTACTCATCTCTTCAAACTATGCTCttaataaactaatatatatatata contains these protein-coding regions:
- the LOC106352975 gene encoding sugar transport protein 10-like — translated: MAGGGFVSEGGSGGRDYEGGVTVFVVITCMVAAMGGLLFGYDLGISGGVTSMDEFLSKFFPLLERQRVKAKHETAYCKFDDRKLQLKYGRKVSMFTGGLAFLTGALINAFAINVTMLIIGRLLLGVGVGFANQSTPVYLSEMAPAKIRGALNICLAAVPAILMVIGSFFLPDTPNSMLERGKYEEAKQMLKKVRGTENVDHEFQDIRDACEAAKKVEHPWKNIRQSKYRPALVFCSAIPFFQQITGINVIMFYAPVLFKTLGFGDDAALMSAVITGVVNVLATFVSLYSVDRFGRRFLFLEGGIQMFICQILVGSFIGLKFGTTGTGTLTPATADWILVFICVYVAGFAWSWGPLGWLVPSEICPLEIRPAGQAINVSVNMFFTFLIGQFFLTMLCHMKFGLFYFFAGMVAIMTIFIYFLFPDTRGVPIEEMGRIWKQHWFWKNYIPDDAVIGGHDEN